GTTAAGGGTTTTCCTTTGGAATAAAAAATGTTGGAGGATAATCCACATTTTCAAGCCATATCTGCTCTTGTCCGTCTAACGTATTTTTCACCCACACATCACCCGTAGCTTGCCCAGCTGTCCTTCGAAACCAAGTAAGGTAAGGTCCGACAACTTGAGGGTTTTCGTCAAGTTCATTCGTCCCTGGAAATGTGATTTGTTTTTGCTCTCCCGTTCTTATGTTTATGGAGTAAAGTGATGTGAACATCGTCGGGACAGGTCCTTCTTTCCACTCTTTATTCTCTATCGCACGCGCCACAATTACCATGTCTTTTGAGTACCATTCCAAATCAAGGTCTACAAATCCATTAGGTGTATATTCTTTTTGCTCTTTAAGTATCGGGATTTCGGTAATCGTCGTTTTCTTGTTTTCAACAAAAAATCTTCCCTCGCCGGATATATAGGCTAGTTCATTTGCGGAAGGAGCCCACTTAAACCAATCTTTAAATCGTAACATTTTCCCAACTACTTGAAATTGTTTTCCTCTCGATGATAAAACACTCAATGTATTACTGTCCATGGCAAAAGAAGCGGTAGGAATCACTAAAAAACTAACCCATTTCCCGTCAGAACTCCACTTAAAATAGTTGGCATTAATCCCGAATAAATCATGCATTTCAGTTTGAATCGTATAAAAAGGTTTCATTTTATCTTTATCAAGATTCGCATCTACCGGAATTCTAAAAAGTGGGATAGGGCCCCAACCAGTTGGGAGTAAGTTGGAGGATGCGGAAACAATAAATTCTTTGCCATTCGGAAACCATTCAAAGCCGCTAACGCCTAACGAAACATTTTCAAATCCATACGGTCGGCCATTCTTCATTTTTGTCACATTTAATAGACCATGATCCGTGTAAGCAATCTGATTTTTATCCGGAGCCCATTTAAAGTCCGACGTGACGGAATTTACATAGTGCTGGTAACTTTCCTTTTCCTTTGTGTCGTAAATGAATAAATCCGATTTCTCCCCCTTTTCATCGCCGTCAATATAGCCGATGAAGTGCCCGTCATAGGACCACTTAGGACCATAAACATAACGGTCCTTTGTAAGTTGTATTTCTTGCCCATCCTTTTTCATCCATAACTGATGATCACGGATAAATGCAGCTGTTAACGGGGCTTCTGCACTTGCGATTGACGAAAAGTGAAAACAGACGAGAGTGAGTAGTAATAAAATGCGTATTTTCAACGTCAACCCCTCCTTAAAGATTTAAGTCTTATTTTGCCCACATCGGTAACAGCTATCCTTAATCAAAAAAAGCGCGAATCCATGGTGTGGATATGCGCCCGTTATTTAAAGCTATGATTAGTTTCTGCCAATAAACATTTGAATCTCATCAGATATGATTGATGTATCCCATGGATTCCAAAAATAAGTGTCTCCATCGAACTGCAAATAATATTTATAGGCGATTGGCTCATCAGTATAAAAAAACATTTCATAAAAAAGAGGATCCACGCTTGCATTGTTCGGCCGGAAATTGGGATTTTCTTCACTATCTACTAATAATTGAAGGAAGCCTTTGATATCTTCGCTCTTAGTCAATTCAAAAATCAATTGATTGCCTGCTGGGGGATCAGTTTGGTAAACCTCGATCCTCTCGACTTTTTCCAAAGGCATATCTCTAAAATGCCATTGGTATTTAATATCATCTCTAGAAAAGTAAACCCTGTATCCATTTACGGAATGAGTATCCTTGACGGCTATTAAATGCGGATGATCCTTTATTTGAAAAATCTCAGTTCCCTTCTCATGGAAGGCAGCATCACCGTCTCTGATTTTATAACTTGGATTTTTCACATTGTCAGCCACTTTAAATTTAACCGTGCCAACCTTTTCTCCAATAAAACTTTCGTCGGCTAAAACTCCGGAATGGATTCCGTTGTATTCTTTTCCGTCTAAATGAATAAAATCAACCCAATCAATTACAACCTGACCACCAAAAGCTGATAGCCGGCAACCCGATAATAATAGCAAAATCAAAATGAAAGTTAGCATACTCCTTTTCTTCATTGACATCGCTCCCTTTATCCATAAGACGGAAATTCAGGCATTTCGTTACGACCAAATTTGTTTTTCTCATCACTCCGATTTGTTATGTAATAAATTTTCCACTTTCTTTTCTAATTCTTCAATTCTTGATTCCTGTTTAATGAACAGTGTAATAAACACTGCCAGTACGAATGAGAAGACAGTAACAATGCCCCAAATGTTATCTAGAAAAAGGCCGCCAAAGAAAAGCATTGCTGCATAACAAATAACTAGACAAGCCAAAAATATACCTATAAATTCTCTCATCTTGAATCACTCCATAGCCTTTTTTTAAAAATCGGGCGCTACTTCTTATTACAGCTGAGGCGATTACCCTTTCTTTCGACTCTTCATAATCAACGTAGTCGGCATCATCTTCGCTTTCTCATACGAATACCATCGATTCGCATGTCTTTCCCGATCCTCTTCCGTCAATGAAACATCCTCGACGACCTTTTCGATTTCGAATCCACATTCAATTAGTGTATTAATATATGTACTCACTTTATACTGCTGCATGATCGCGGGCGCGTGCCAAGCTTCGTGGTCATAAGCGCCTTCTTCGTGATAGGATTTATTGAAATGAAGTTCTTCTCCGACCCAGCTTGCCCGGCTGTGCAGTGGATGCTCCCAGCTGAAAACGAAAATGCCGCCCGGTTTCAAATAGTCATTGATATTTTTGAGTGTTTGGCGCAAATTGGTCGTCCAACCTAA
The genomic region above belongs to Sporosarcina sp. Marseille-Q4943 and contains:
- a CDS encoding class I SAM-dependent methyltransferase; the protein is MGNESLLLNKKSWDEVAPRFFGRNPLPEYGPLAPREEDLNLLGDVAGLKVLDIGCGSGHSLQYMDSRGAAELWGMDLSKTQIETAKELLKGCNAPVHLFESPMEENPGLPLAYFDIVYSIFALGWTTNLRQTLKNINDYLKPGGIFVFSWEHPLHSRASWVGEELHFNKSYHEEGAYDHEAWHAPAIMQQYKVSTYINTLIECGFEIEKVVEDVSLTEEDRERHANRWYSYEKAKMMPTTLIMKSRKKG
- a CDS encoding translocation protein TolB; translation: MKIRILLLLTLVCFHFSSIASAEAPLTAAFIRDHQLWMKKDGQEIQLTKDRYVYGPKWSYDGHFIGYIDGDEKGEKSDLFIYDTKEKESYQHYVNSVTSDFKWAPDKNQIAYTDHGLLNVTKMKNGRPYGFENVSLGVSGFEWFPNGKEFIVSASSNLLPTGWGPIPLFRIPVDANLDKDKMKPFYTIQTEMHDLFGINANYFKWSSDGKWVSFLVIPTASFAMDSNTLSVLSSRGKQFQVVGKMLRFKDWFKWAPSANELAYISGEGRFFVENKKTTITEIPILKEQKEYTPNGFVDLDLEWYSKDMVIVARAIENKEWKEGPVPTMFTSLYSINIRTGEQKQITFPGTNELDENPQVVGPYLTWFRRTAGQATGDVWVKNTLDGQEQIWLENVDYPPTFFIPKENP